The following are encoded together in the Streptomyces flavofungini genome:
- a CDS encoding DUF5933 domain-containing protein yields MLWAAATVVALGFLIALEIAARHYGLPGPITNQAKEAIFAPSSGPLLYAGMALMMVVLTWRQRFIALGVAVSIDIPFFLGRWAVDSKLTFGNGALWVMLGCVVIAFTRRTGKERTLLLKGVGLGLLLVAGRKTGDAWLLITAKTRPTVLDQYVATADHALGNPSWLVGRLVAATGPTGIRLLDFVYVQLAVAAVVVALYQLRRVSVERRFPRHHLVRTFLVIGLLGPGIYMIFPVVGPIFAYGAGSEHWTNPDLWPSTPPTAQWAVADLWPDTPPSISTPQAFPFDEITPRNCMPSLHTAWATAIFIHSRKGPRILRYAGTFWLVATLGATLGFGYHYGVDIIAGVVFTLTIEAGLRTLDRGWDRSGIRFTAYGATVFAALLLSYRFLPVEMARNPWIFGPLLLMAMASVIYGYVRTTKVWEPKATVVRQRKPETQAELV; encoded by the coding sequence ATGCTATGGGCCGCAGCAACTGTGGTGGCCCTCGGGTTCCTCATCGCACTTGAGATCGCCGCGCGGCATTACGGCCTGCCGGGGCCGATCACGAACCAGGCGAAAGAGGCAATTTTCGCGCCCAGTTCGGGTCCGCTGTTGTACGCCGGCATGGCGTTGATGATGGTGGTCCTCACCTGGCGGCAGCGCTTCATCGCGCTCGGCGTCGCGGTCTCCATCGACATCCCCTTCTTCCTGGGGCGCTGGGCGGTCGACTCCAAGCTGACCTTCGGCAACGGCGCGCTGTGGGTGATGCTGGGCTGCGTGGTCATCGCGTTCACGCGCCGTACCGGCAAGGAACGCACCCTCCTGCTGAAGGGCGTCGGCCTCGGCCTGCTGCTCGTGGCAGGCCGCAAGACCGGTGACGCCTGGCTGCTGATCACGGCGAAGACCCGCCCGACGGTGCTCGACCAGTACGTGGCGACGGCCGACCACGCGCTGGGCAACCCGTCCTGGTTGGTGGGCCGATTGGTCGCGGCCACCGGCCCGACGGGCATCCGTCTGCTCGACTTCGTCTACGTCCAGCTCGCGGTCGCCGCAGTCGTGGTCGCGCTGTACCAACTGCGCCGCGTGTCCGTGGAGCGCCGCTTCCCACGGCACCATCTGGTGCGCACGTTCCTGGTCATCGGCCTGCTCGGGCCCGGCATCTACATGATCTTCCCGGTGGTCGGCCCGATCTTCGCCTACGGCGCCGGAAGCGAGCACTGGACCAACCCCGACCTGTGGCCGAGCACGCCCCCCACCGCACAGTGGGCGGTGGCCGACCTGTGGCCGGACACACCGCCGTCGATCAGCACCCCGCAGGCGTTCCCCTTCGACGAGATCACCCCGCGCAACTGCATGCCCAGCCTGCACACGGCATGGGCCACGGCGATCTTCATCCATTCCCGAAAGGGGCCGCGAATTCTGCGGTACGCGGGCACATTCTGGCTTGTCGCCACACTTGGCGCGACGCTGGGATTCGGTTACCACTACGGCGTCGATATCATCGCCGGCGTGGTCTTCACGCTCACCATCGAGGCGGGACTGCGCACGCTCGACCGCGGCTGGGACCGCTCCGGAATCCGCTTCACCGCTTATGGCGCGACGGTATTCGCCGCGCTTTTGCTCTCGTATCGCTTTCTGCCGGTGGAGATGGCCAGGAACCCGTGGATCTTCGGGCCGCTGCTGCTGATGGCAATGGCTTCAGTGATCTACGGATACGTCCGGACCACCAAAGTGTGGGAGCCGAAGGCCACAGTGGTCAGGCAACGGAAACCGGAAACTCAAGCGGAACTGGTTTGA
- a CDS encoding GNAT family N-acetyltransferase, producing the protein MGDLEIRPAVPDDIPAIVAMLADDPLGAQRESPDDLTPYLAAFERLAEDPNQNLVVAVREDRVVGTLQLTIVPGLSRKGAVRSIIEAVRVHANERGSGLGTRFIEWAVDESRRQGCQLVQLTSDAKRTDAHRFYERLGFTASHVGFKLQL; encoded by the coding sequence ATGGGAGATCTTGAGATACGACCCGCCGTGCCCGATGACATCCCCGCGATCGTGGCGATGCTCGCCGACGACCCCTTGGGTGCCCAGCGCGAGTCCCCGGACGACCTCACGCCGTATCTGGCGGCGTTCGAGCGTCTCGCCGAGGATCCGAACCAGAACCTGGTCGTCGCCGTGCGCGAAGACCGCGTGGTGGGCACGCTGCAGCTCACCATCGTGCCGGGCCTCTCCCGCAAGGGCGCGGTCCGCTCGATCATCGAGGCGGTCCGCGTGCACGCCAACGAGCGGGGCAGCGGGCTCGGCACCCGCTTCATCGAGTGGGCCGTGGACGAGTCCCGGCGGCAGGGCTGCCAGCTGGTGCAGCTGACCTCGGACGCCAAGCGCACCGACGCGCACCGCTTCTACGAGCGTCTGGGCTTCACGGCCTCGCACGTGGGCTTCAAGCTTCAGCTCTAA
- a CDS encoding MarR family winged helix-turn-helix transcriptional regulator, with the protein MTATDPALTALAQGWCALSLLHGKIEAHVERALQAKHGLSVREYSLLDVLNRQHDGEGGHLQMKQVADAVVLSQSATTRLVTRLEERGLLSRYLCPTDRRGIYTDVSESGAALLREARPTNDAALREALDEAAKNPELAPLVQAVEAVRAPA; encoded by the coding sequence ATGACAGCGACAGACCCCGCACTCACCGCCCTCGCCCAGGGCTGGTGCGCTCTCTCCCTGCTCCACGGCAAGATCGAGGCCCATGTCGAGCGGGCCTTGCAGGCCAAGCACGGCCTGAGCGTGCGGGAGTACAGCCTGCTCGACGTCCTGAACCGCCAGCACGACGGCGAGGGCGGCCATCTGCAGATGAAGCAGGTCGCCGACGCCGTCGTCCTCAGCCAGAGCGCCACCACACGCCTGGTCACCCGCCTGGAAGAGCGCGGACTCCTCTCGCGCTACCTGTGCCCCACCGACCGGCGCGGCATCTACACCGACGTCAGCGAGAGCGGGGCCGCGCTCCTCAGGGAGGCCCGCCCCACCAATGACGCGGCGCTGCGCGAGGCCCTGGACGAGGCCGCCAAGAACCCCGAGCTGGCGCCGCTGGTCCAGGCGGTCGAGGCGGTCCGCGCACCTGCCTAG
- a CDS encoding serine hydrolase domain-containing protein, with protein MTHEELLPSTRRSLIHRIATAQAEGRAPSLVAAIARNGELVWTGARTSVASHAPDENVQYRIGSITKTFTAVLVMRLRDEGVLDLSDPLEKHLPGTGAGEVTIAELLAHTGGLGAETPGVWWERSSASLRPELSDVLGEQPFKHPVGRRHHYSNPGYTLLGSLVEALRGEPWEDVLRREVLEPLGLTRTSGHPQAPHADGWAVHPWADVLLPEPTEDLGLMAPAGQLWSTTADLARFGVFLMQGDDRVLGADSVREMRTPAAPAETGNWERTYGLGVDLVGGKGYTLAGHSGSLPGFIASLWTSEKDGLAAVVLANCTSGPPVALVAAELLQIVAEAEPRIPEPWQPLPEVDPAVLELAGPWYWGTNASVLRLAADGAVEVGPLSGVGRASRFRPNGDGTWTGLDGYFAGERLEAVRRADGSVSHLDLASFVFTREPYEAGAPVPGGVDPEGWRGLA; from the coding sequence ATGACTCATGAAGAGCTCCTTCCGAGCACCCGCCGGTCTCTGATCCATCGCATCGCCACCGCTCAGGCGGAGGGGCGGGCCCCTTCGCTGGTCGCCGCGATCGCCCGGAACGGTGAGTTGGTGTGGACCGGGGCCCGCACCTCGGTGGCGAGCCACGCACCGGACGAGAACGTTCAGTACCGCATCGGATCGATCACCAAGACGTTCACCGCTGTCCTCGTGATGCGGCTGCGTGACGAGGGCGTGCTCGACCTCTCTGACCCGTTGGAGAAGCATCTGCCGGGCACCGGGGCGGGCGAGGTGACGATCGCGGAACTGCTCGCACACACAGGTGGGTTGGGAGCTGAGACACCGGGTGTCTGGTGGGAGCGCAGTTCGGCCTCGCTGCGCCCCGAGCTGAGTGACGTGCTCGGCGAACAGCCCTTCAAACATCCCGTCGGGCGTCGTCATCACTACTCCAACCCCGGCTACACGCTGCTCGGTTCGCTGGTGGAGGCGTTGCGTGGTGAGCCGTGGGAGGACGTCCTGCGGCGAGAGGTTTTGGAGCCGCTCGGCCTGACCCGTACTAGCGGCCACCCCCAGGCACCCCACGCCGATGGCTGGGCCGTACACCCGTGGGCGGACGTGCTGCTGCCCGAACCCACCGAGGACCTGGGGCTGATGGCACCGGCCGGACAGCTGTGGTCCACCACTGCCGACCTCGCGCGGTTCGGCGTCTTCCTGATGCAGGGCGACGACCGGGTGCTCGGTGCGGATTCCGTCCGCGAGATGAGGACGCCGGCGGCGCCCGCGGAGACCGGGAACTGGGAGCGGACGTACGGCCTTGGCGTGGATCTGGTCGGCGGAAAGGGATACACGCTGGCCGGTCACTCGGGTTCGCTTCCCGGGTTCATCGCGTCGCTGTGGACGAGTGAGAAGGACGGGCTGGCGGCGGTGGTCCTTGCCAACTGCACCTCCGGGCCGCCGGTGGCCCTCGTGGCTGCGGAACTCCTGCAGATCGTGGCGGAGGCCGAGCCGCGCATTCCCGAGCCGTGGCAGCCGCTGCCGGAGGTCGATCCGGCGGTCCTTGAGCTGGCCGGGCCCTGGTATTGGGGGACCAACGCGTCCGTGCTGCGCCTCGCGGCCGACGGCGCGGTCGAGGTGGGGCCGCTGTCGGGTGTGGGGCGTGCGTCCCGGTTCCGGCCCAACGGGGACGGTACGTGGACGGGGCTCGACGGCTACTTCGCGGGTGAGCGGCTTGAGGCTGTGCGGCGGGCGGACGGCTCGGTGAGCCATCTCGACCTCGCGTCGTTCGTCTTCACGCGCGAGCCGTACGAGGCGGGGGCGCCGGTGCCGGGCGGGGTGGACCCGGAGGGGTGGCGCGGCCTCGCGTAA
- a CDS encoding DUF2269 domain-containing protein, translating to MKLRRPARRATLVVHVAASAGWLGLTLGLVALAAAAITTDSAPTIEASVRSMKVFTDWLVLPLAFLTLLSGVLLSLGTPWGLARHRWVYTKFWLTLATVTASTFALRPGVNEAAATVSAGEQLASSTDLIAGPIVSMSAYLFMTVISVLKPWGLTRRGRRLRAPDRTGQKQLGQKQRASTHKKVDAEVMRQTA from the coding sequence GTGAAACTACGCCGCCCCGCACGCCGGGCCACCCTCGTCGTCCACGTCGCCGCCTCCGCCGGCTGGCTCGGGCTCACGCTCGGCCTCGTCGCGCTCGCCGCGGCTGCGATCACCACCGACTCCGCCCCGACCATCGAGGCCTCCGTCCGCTCGATGAAGGTCTTCACCGACTGGCTCGTACTCCCGCTGGCCTTCCTCACACTGCTGAGCGGAGTCCTGCTCTCCCTGGGTACGCCCTGGGGCCTCGCACGACACCGCTGGGTCTATACGAAGTTCTGGCTGACCCTGGCCACCGTGACCGCGTCGACCTTCGCGCTGCGGCCGGGCGTCAACGAGGCGGCCGCGACCGTGTCCGCCGGGGAACAGCTGGCCAGTTCGACGGACCTCATCGCCGGGCCGATCGTCTCGATGAGCGCATATCTGTTCATGACGGTCATCTCGGTCCTCAAGCCCTGGGGCCTGACCCGACGCGGCCGACGCCTGCGCGCCCCCGACCGCACCGGCCAAAAGCAACTTGGCCAAAAGCAGCGTGCTTCTACCCACAAAAAGGTGGACGCCGAGGTCATGCGTCAGACAGCCTGA
- a CDS encoding MATE family efflux transporter has translation MTQAPAAPKAARRQHDREIVALAVPAFGALVAEPLFLMADSAIVGHLGTAQLAGLGIASALLGTAVSVFVFLAYATTAAVARRVGAGDLPAAIRQGMDGIWLALLLGIAVIAVSLPAAPALVDLFGASESATPHAVTYLRISILGIPAMLVVLAATGVLRGLQDTKTPLYVAVGGFLANGALNVLLVYGFGFGIAGSAWGTVLAQCGMAAIYLYVVVRGAKRHGASLRPDAAGVRACAQAGVPLLARTLALRAIALIATAVAARLGDAEVAAHQIVLSLWSLLSFALDAIAIAGQAIIARYLGADDPQGARDVCRRMIQWGVVSGAALGLLVVAARPVFVPLFSGDAAVQDTALPALMVIALAQPICGIVYVLDGVLMGAGDGPYLAWAMLATLAVFAPVALLVPTLGGGLTALWAAMTLMMTVRALTLWLRSRSGRWVVTGATR, from the coding sequence ATGACACAGGCTCCCGCAGCGCCCAAGGCTGCCCGGCGACAGCACGACCGAGAGATCGTCGCCCTCGCCGTCCCCGCCTTCGGCGCGCTCGTGGCCGAGCCCCTCTTCCTGATGGCCGACAGCGCCATCGTCGGTCATCTCGGCACCGCCCAGCTCGCCGGTCTCGGCATCGCCTCGGCTCTCCTCGGGACGGCCGTCAGCGTCTTCGTCTTCCTCGCCTACGCCACCACGGCCGCCGTCGCCCGCCGCGTCGGCGCCGGAGATCTGCCGGCCGCGATCCGCCAGGGCATGGACGGGATCTGGCTCGCTCTGCTCCTCGGCATCGCCGTCATCGCCGTCTCCCTACCGGCCGCGCCCGCACTCGTCGACCTCTTCGGCGCCTCCGAGTCAGCGACCCCGCACGCGGTCACATACCTGCGCATCTCCATCCTCGGCATACCGGCGATGCTCGTCGTCCTCGCCGCCACCGGCGTGCTCCGCGGCCTCCAGGACACCAAGACACCGCTGTACGTCGCTGTCGGCGGCTTCCTCGCCAACGGCGCCCTGAACGTGCTCCTCGTCTACGGCTTCGGCTTCGGCATCGCCGGATCCGCCTGGGGCACCGTCCTCGCCCAGTGCGGTATGGCGGCCATCTACCTCTACGTCGTCGTCCGCGGCGCCAAGCGCCACGGTGCTTCCCTGCGCCCCGACGCGGCCGGAGTCAGGGCCTGCGCCCAGGCCGGAGTCCCCCTCCTGGCCCGCACCCTCGCACTGCGCGCCATCGCACTCATCGCGACAGCCGTGGCCGCGCGCCTCGGCGACGCCGAAGTGGCGGCTCACCAGATCGTCCTGTCCCTGTGGAGCCTGCTCTCCTTCGCCCTCGACGCCATCGCGATCGCCGGGCAGGCCATCATCGCCCGGTACCTGGGCGCCGACGATCCACAAGGCGCCCGCGACGTCTGCCGCCGCATGATCCAGTGGGGCGTCGTCTCGGGCGCCGCCCTGGGCCTGCTGGTCGTCGCGGCCCGCCCCGTGTTCGTTCCGCTGTTCTCCGGCGATGCCGCCGTCCAGGACACGGCTCTGCCCGCACTGATGGTGATAGCCCTCGCTCAGCCCATCTGCGGCATCGTCTACGTCCTCGACGGCGTCCTGATGGGCGCGGGGGACGGGCCGTACCTGGCGTGGGCCATGCTGGCCACCCTGGCGGTCTTCGCCCCCGTGGCGCTCCTCGTCCCCACCCTTGGCGGCGGCCTGACGGCTCTGTGGGCCGCGATGACGCTCATGATGACCGTGCGGGCGCTGACCCTGTGGCTGCGGTCGCGCTCCGGGCGCTGGGTCGTCACGGGCGCCACGCGCTGA
- a CDS encoding GlcG/HbpS family heme-binding protein, with amino-acid sequence MSTTTTTVAPLTTSDAEILVTAARRAAEAADVTVSVTVLDAGGHLLAFRRDDRAVLISGETSTRKAFTALQLNAPTADLVDAVQPGAPFHTLPTALDRPLLFIAGGVPVHRDGRLIGAIGVGGGAPEQDHEFATTAVRTLA; translated from the coding sequence ATGAGCACCACCACCACCACCGTCGCCCCGCTGACCACCAGTGACGCCGAGATCCTCGTGACCGCCGCCCGCCGCGCCGCCGAGGCCGCGGACGTCACGGTCAGCGTCACCGTCCTCGACGCCGGTGGTCACCTCCTGGCCTTCCGGCGCGACGACCGGGCCGTGCTGATCTCCGGCGAGACCAGCACCCGCAAGGCGTTCACCGCCCTCCAGCTCAACGCCCCGACCGCCGACCTCGTCGACGCGGTGCAGCCCGGCGCGCCGTTCCACACCCTGCCGACCGCCCTCGACCGGCCGCTGCTGTTCATCGCGGGTGGGGTACCCGTCCACCGCGACGGCCGCCTGATCGGCGCGATCGGTGTCGGCGGCGGCGCGCCCGAGCAGGACCACGAGTTCGCGACGACGGCCGTACGGACCCTCGCGTAG
- a CDS encoding alpha/beta fold hydrolase, whose product MDEPARHSVDIEGRQLSCLDFGGSGQPLLALHGHFADGRTFAALARALGPRWRLIAPDQRGHGWSERAAEVSRDGYVGDAVAVLEHFGLTDVVVLGHSLGGVNAYQLAARHPRLVQALVIEDIGAEVDGDLSFCLSWPHRVPTRAALIETLGDSAQYVEDAVREYPDGWGLVFEARDMVLSQELLNGDHWGDWLASVCPALLVHGRHSTVLSGRHAKDMAARRPRTQLVELATGHTVRESDSMGFAAAVRGFLDGL is encoded by the coding sequence ATGGACGAACCCGCGCGGCACAGCGTGGACATCGAGGGTCGTCAGCTGTCGTGCCTCGACTTCGGAGGGAGCGGGCAGCCGCTCCTCGCGCTGCACGGCCATTTCGCGGACGGGCGGACCTTCGCCGCGCTCGCACGTGCACTCGGGCCGCGCTGGCGGCTGATCGCGCCGGATCAGCGGGGCCACGGCTGGTCGGAGCGGGCGGCGGAGGTCTCTCGGGACGGTTACGTCGGGGACGCCGTGGCCGTTCTCGAGCACTTCGGCCTGACGGACGTCGTGGTGCTCGGCCACTCCCTCGGTGGTGTCAACGCCTATCAGCTCGCGGCGCGGCATCCGCGTCTCGTCCAGGCTCTCGTCATCGAGGACATCGGCGCGGAGGTCGACGGTGACCTGTCCTTCTGCCTGTCGTGGCCGCACCGTGTCCCCACGCGAGCGGCGCTGATCGAAACGCTCGGCGACTCGGCCCAGTATGTCGAGGACGCCGTCCGGGAGTACCCGGACGGGTGGGGGCTGGTCTTCGAGGCGAGGGACATGGTTCTGTCCCAGGAACTCCTCAATGGCGACCACTGGGGTGACTGGCTTGCCAGTGTGTGCCCCGCGCTCCTGGTCCACGGCCGCCACAGCACTGTCCTCAGCGGTCGTCATGCCAAGGACATGGCCGCGCGCCGCCCCCGTACGCAACTCGTCGAGCTGGCGACCGGGCACACCGTGCGGGAGAGCGACTCGATGGGGTTCGCCGCCGCGGTCCGGGGCTTTCTGGATGGTTTGTGA
- a CDS encoding GNAT family N-acetyltransferase — MSTPTLPALPIRRLTPRDLTACADLSEDRGWPREEHKWGLLLSAGTGYGIDDPDGPGLIAACVVTQYGPHGNPGLSAIGMVLVAERHARKGIGRHLMRNVLEAAGTTPLTLHATPNGRPLYEQLGFKTTGRAEMVRGHFTPAASDDQAPGVTTRAATAEDLPTLVRLDTEVFGLDRTHVLTRLPAFTDQLRVAEADGEIIGYAGAWPNMQTHVVGPLIARDTETAKALITSLGAHTDRPLRTDIDVRHEELLTWVKARGLESVAFNAVMTYGVPELPGDWTRRFAPLTVAAG; from the coding sequence GTGTCGACACCTACCCTCCCCGCTCTGCCCATCCGCAGGCTTACTCCCCGTGATCTCACGGCCTGCGCCGATCTGTCCGAGGACCGCGGCTGGCCCCGCGAGGAACACAAATGGGGCCTGTTGCTCTCGGCCGGAACGGGCTACGGCATCGACGACCCCGACGGCCCCGGCCTGATCGCCGCGTGCGTCGTCACCCAGTACGGACCTCATGGGAACCCCGGACTCTCGGCGATCGGCATGGTGCTGGTCGCCGAGCGTCATGCCCGCAAGGGCATCGGCCGCCACCTGATGCGCAACGTCCTCGAAGCCGCGGGCACCACCCCGCTCACCCTGCACGCGACCCCGAACGGCCGTCCCCTCTACGAACAGCTCGGCTTCAAGACGACCGGCCGCGCCGAAATGGTTCGCGGCCACTTCACGCCCGCCGCCTCGGACGATCAGGCGCCGGGCGTCACCACCCGGGCGGCGACCGCGGAGGACCTGCCCACCCTCGTCAGGCTCGACACAGAGGTCTTCGGCCTCGACCGCACCCATGTGCTCACCCGCCTCCCGGCGTTCACCGACCAACTGAGAGTCGCGGAGGCCGACGGCGAGATCATCGGTTACGCGGGCGCGTGGCCGAACATGCAGACCCATGTCGTCGGCCCGCTGATCGCCCGCGACACGGAGACGGCCAAGGCGCTCATCACCTCCCTCGGCGCCCACACCGACCGGCCGCTGCGCACCGACATCGACGTGCGCCACGAGGAACTGCTCACCTGGGTCAAGGCACGCGGCCTGGAGTCCGTCGCGTTCAACGCCGTGATGACGTACGGCGTCCCGGAGCTGCCCGGTGACTGGACGCGCCGGTTCGCCCCGCTGACGGTCGCCGCGGGCTGA
- a CDS encoding MFS transporter, which yields MPLALLALAIGAFGIGTTEFVIMGLLPEVAGDFDVSIPTAGLLVTGYALGVVAGAPLMTVLGQRISRKRMLMLLMGLFIAGNLLSAIAPSFGVMLAGRVVASLAHGAFFGIGSVVAAELVAPEKKAGAIAMMFTGLTVANVVGVPLGTFVGQVVGWRVTFVIVAALGVLGLAGIAKLVPDLPKPEGVRLRDEVGAFRNVQVLLAMAMTVLGFGGVFAAITYITPMMTDVAGYADSSVTWLLVLFGLGMVGGNLIGGKFADRALMPMLYISLGALAVVLALFTVTAHNKVAAAVSVALIGALGFATVPPLQKRVLDQAAAAPTLASAANIGAFNLGNALAAWLGGFVISAGFGYTAPNWVGAALAASALGLAVLSAVLERRSTSPGKVVAGAVPLTEAPTPVHH from the coding sequence ATGCCTCTCGCGCTTCTGGCCCTCGCGATCGGGGCCTTCGGAATCGGCACCACGGAGTTCGTGATCATGGGATTGCTGCCCGAGGTCGCAGGTGACTTCGACGTCTCCATCCCGACCGCCGGTCTGCTCGTCACCGGATACGCCCTCGGTGTCGTCGCCGGAGCCCCGCTCATGACCGTCCTCGGCCAGCGGATCTCCCGCAAACGAATGCTGATGCTCCTGATGGGCCTCTTCATCGCGGGCAATCTGCTCTCCGCCATCGCCCCCAGCTTCGGCGTGATGCTCGCGGGCCGTGTCGTCGCCTCGCTCGCCCACGGTGCCTTCTTCGGGATCGGTTCGGTCGTCGCGGCCGAGCTCGTCGCTCCGGAGAAGAAGGCGGGTGCGATCGCCATGATGTTCACGGGTCTGACCGTGGCCAACGTGGTCGGTGTGCCGCTCGGCACGTTCGTCGGCCAGGTCGTCGGCTGGCGCGTCACCTTCGTCATCGTCGCCGCCCTCGGCGTCCTCGGCCTCGCCGGTATCGCCAAGCTCGTGCCGGACCTGCCCAAGCCCGAGGGTGTACGGCTCCGCGACGAGGTGGGCGCCTTCCGCAACGTACAGGTGCTCCTCGCCATGGCGATGACCGTCCTCGGCTTCGGCGGCGTCTTCGCGGCCATCACCTACATCACGCCGATGATGACGGACGTCGCGGGATACGCGGACTCCTCCGTGACCTGGCTCCTGGTCCTCTTCGGCCTCGGCATGGTCGGCGGCAACCTGATCGGCGGCAAGTTCGCCGACCGCGCGCTGATGCCGATGCTGTACATCTCGCTCGGCGCCCTCGCCGTCGTGCTCGCCCTGTTCACGGTCACCGCGCACAACAAGGTCGCCGCAGCCGTCTCCGTCGCGCTGATCGGTGCCCTCGGCTTCGCCACCGTGCCGCCGCTGCAGAAGCGGGTCCTCGACCAGGCCGCCGCCGCGCCGACGCTCGCCTCCGCCGCCAACATCGGCGCCTTCAACCTCGGCAACGCCCTCGCGGCCTGGCTCGGCGGCTTCGTGATCTCCGCAGGCTTCGGCTACACGGCCCCGAACTGGGTGGGCGCCGCACTCGCCGCCTCCGCCCTCGGCCTGGCCGTCCTCTCAGCCGTCCTGGAGCGCCGGTCCACCTCCCCCGGCAAGGTCGTCGCCGGCGCTGTCCCCCTGACCGAGGCCCCGACGCCCGTCCACCACTGA
- the dnaB gene encoding replicative DNA helicase has translation MSISEPLDDPWADSGPGDRLPVSRPRRDGGRGQEQHERGREGGWDGGGTSFERVPPQDLDAEQSVLGGMLLSKDAIADVVEVLKGHDFYRPAHETIFIAILDLYAKGEPADPITVAAELTKRGEITKVGGASYLHSLVQTVPTAANAEYYAEIVHERAVLRRLVEAGTRITQMGYAADGDVDEIVNSAQAEIYAVTEQRTSEDYLPLGDIMEGALDEIEAIGSRSGEMTGVPTGFTDFDSLTNGLHPGQMVVIAARPAMGKSTLALDFARAASIKHNLPSVIFSLEMGRNEIAMRLLSAEARVALHHMRSGTMTDEDWTRLARRMPEVSAAPLYIDDSPNLSMMEIRAKCRRLKQRADIKLVIIDYLQLMQSGGSKRAESRQQEVSDMSRNLKLLAKELEVPVIALSQLNRGPEQRTDKKPQVSDLRESGSIEQDADMVILLHREDAYEKESPRAGEADIIVGKHRNGPTATITVAFQGHYSRFVDMAQT, from the coding sequence GTGAGTATCTCCGAGCCCTTGGACGACCCGTGGGCCGACAGCGGCCCGGGGGACCGTCTGCCCGTCTCCCGCCCGCGCCGCGACGGCGGACGCGGCCAGGAGCAGCACGAACGGGGCAGAGAGGGCGGCTGGGACGGCGGCGGCACGTCCTTCGAGCGCGTCCCGCCACAGGACCTCGACGCGGAACAGTCCGTGCTCGGCGGCATGCTGCTGTCGAAGGACGCCATCGCGGACGTCGTCGAGGTGCTCAAGGGCCACGACTTCTACCGCCCGGCGCACGAGACGATCTTCATCGCGATCCTCGACCTGTACGCCAAGGGCGAGCCCGCCGACCCCATCACCGTCGCCGCCGAGCTCACCAAGCGCGGAGAGATCACCAAGGTCGGGGGCGCCTCGTACCTCCACTCGCTCGTCCAGACGGTCCCAACGGCGGCGAACGCCGAGTACTACGCGGAGATCGTCCACGAGCGCGCGGTCCTGCGCCGCCTGGTCGAGGCCGGCACACGCATCACGCAGATGGGGTACGCGGCCGACGGCGATGTGGACGAGATCGTCAACAGCGCCCAGGCCGAGATCTACGCCGTCACCGAGCAGCGCACCAGCGAGGACTATCTGCCGCTCGGCGACATCATGGAAGGCGCGCTCGACGAGATCGAGGCGATCGGTTCGCGCAGCGGTGAGATGACGGGTGTGCCGACGGGCTTCACCGACTTCGACTCGCTCACCAATGGTCTGCACCCGGGCCAGATGGTCGTCATCGCGGCCCGTCCCGCCATGGGTAAGTCCACGCTGGCGCTCGACTTCGCGCGGGCCGCGTCCATCAAGCACAACCTGCCCAGCGTCATCTTCTCCCTGGAAATGGGGCGCAACGAAATCGCGATGCGTCTGCTGTCCGCGGAGGCACGCGTGGCGCTGCACCACATGCGTTCCGGCACCATGACGGATGAGGACTGGACCCGTTTGGCCCGCCGGATGCCCGAGGTGTCCGCCGCTCCGCTCTACATCGACGACTCCCCGAACCTGTCGATGATGGAGATCCGCGCCAAGTGCCGCCGCCTCAAGCAGCGGGCCGACATCAAGCTCGTGATCATCGACTATCTGCAGCTGATGCAGTCCGGCGGCTCCAAGCGTGCCGAGAGCCGACAGCAGGAAGTCTCGGACATGTCGCGAAACCTGAAGCTCCTCGCCAAGGAGCTCGAGGTGCCGGTCATCGCCCTCTCGCAGCTGAACCGTGGTCCCGAGCAGCGCACCGACAAGAAGCCCCAGGTCTCCGACCTGCGAGAATCCGGTTCCATCGAGCAGGACGCGGACATGGTGATCCTGCTGCACCGCGAGGACGCGTACGAGAAGGAGTCACCCCGCGCGGGTGAGGCCGACATCATCGTGGGCAAGCACCGTAATGGTCCGACCGCGACGATCACGGTCGCCTTCCAGGGCCACTACTCGCGCTTCGTGGACATGGCACAGACGTAG